A portion of the Adhaeribacter radiodurans genome contains these proteins:
- a CDS encoding leucyl aminopeptidase family protein, with translation MPTQLKHDTKLDKNKSLVLIIHSAEDLSGTDFTSEENAYVKEQIGNKSKLITLNRYSRRIYVLVTTSKPAFYSYHEELRKAGFNLLKLLQAEKTVDIYLSDLTGSKASFYVAEGLFLSNYQFDKYKTDKSSASSLQNIIITDSTIAEAEVNELNNLLNGVYLARDLVNEPHNFQSAEQLAETITAVGDHAGFNTEILDILKIQALKMGGLLAVNQGSLDPPTFSILEYKPENARNEKPYILVGKGVVYDTGGLSLKPTPNSMDMMKSDMAGAASVTGILYALAKNQIPLHVIGLIPATDNRPGGRAFAPGDVITMHSGATVEVLNTDAEGRLLLADALHFAKKHEPELVIDMATLTGAAARAVGREGIVMMSNAAEETKQKFKKAGETTYERLVELPLWEEYAEHLKSDIADLKNLGGPEAGAISAGKFLECFTSYPWIHLDIAGTAFLTSQDNYRGKNGTGSSVRLIYQFLTEMIKDNID, from the coding sequence ATGCCTACGCAACTGAAACACGACACCAAGTTAGATAAAAATAAAAGTTTGGTTTTGATCATCCACTCCGCCGAAGATTTAAGTGGCACCGATTTTACTTCGGAAGAGAATGCTTACGTAAAAGAACAAATAGGAAATAAATCTAAATTAATTACTTTAAACCGGTATTCGCGCCGTATTTATGTACTCGTAACTACGAGCAAGCCAGCATTTTATTCTTACCACGAAGAGTTGCGCAAAGCTGGTTTTAACTTACTAAAATTACTGCAAGCTGAAAAAACCGTTGACATTTACCTGTCGGATTTAACGGGTTCTAAAGCCTCTTTTTATGTAGCCGAAGGTTTGTTTCTGAGTAATTACCAATTTGATAAATATAAAACAGATAAAAGCAGTGCTTCTTCGCTCCAGAATATAATAATAACCGATAGCACCATAGCAGAAGCAGAAGTAAACGAGCTGAATAATTTACTAAATGGCGTATACTTAGCCCGCGATTTAGTAAACGAGCCGCACAACTTCCAATCAGCGGAACAGTTAGCGGAAACTATTACGGCTGTAGGCGATCATGCTGGTTTTAATACCGAAATACTGGATATTCTTAAAATACAAGCGTTAAAAATGGGAGGTTTATTGGCGGTTAATCAAGGCAGCCTCGACCCGCCCACTTTTTCTATTTTAGAATACAAACCTGAAAATGCCCGAAACGAAAAACCATATATTTTGGTCGGCAAAGGAGTAGTTTACGATACCGGCGGCTTAAGCCTAAAACCTACCCCCAACTCCATGGACATGATGAAATCGGACATGGCCGGCGCCGCCAGTGTAACTGGCATTTTGTATGCACTGGCTAAAAATCAAATTCCTTTACATGTTATAGGTTTAATTCCGGCTACCGATAATCGTCCGGGAGGACGGGCATTTGCTCCCGGCGACGTTATTACTATGCACAGTGGAGCTACCGTAGAAGTTTTAAATACCGATGCGGAAGGCCGTTTATTATTAGCAGATGCCTTACATTTTGCCAAAAAACACGAACCGGAATTAGTAATAGATATGGCTACCTTAACCGGGGCTGCTGCCCGGGCTGTGGGTCGGGAAGGAATTGTAATGATGAGTAACGCCGCCGAGGAAACCAAACAGAAATTTAAAAAGGCCGGTGAAACTACTTATGAACGACTTGTGGAACTGCCTTTGTGGGAAGAATATGCCGAACACCTTAAATCAGATATCGCAGATCTGAAAAACTTGGGTGGGCCGGAAGCTGGAGCTATTTCGGCGGGTAAATTTCTCGAATGTTTTACCTCATACCCCTGGATTCACCTGGATATTGCCGGTACCGCATTTCTTACTTCTCAGGATAATTACCGCGGTAAAAATGGTACGGGCTCGAGCGTGCGACTCATTTATCAGTTTTTAACAGAAATGATTAAGGACAATATTGATTAA
- a CDS encoding HIT family protein, translated as MAIESIFSKIVKGTIPAYKVAEDDRFLAFLDISPLQPGHTLVVPKKQVDEIFELEDSLLADLHVFAKQVAVGIKQATGASRIGMAVIGFEVPHAHIHLIPINNMDDMNFANPKLKLTKEEFEELAHQIRENI; from the coding sequence ATGGCTATAGAATCTATCTTCTCTAAAATTGTAAAAGGAACTATTCCGGCCTACAAAGTAGCCGAAGATGATCGTTTTCTGGCTTTTCTGGATATAAGTCCGCTGCAGCCTGGTCATACCTTGGTAGTACCTAAGAAGCAAGTTGATGAGATTTTTGAGCTGGAAGATTCTTTACTCGCCGATTTGCACGTATTTGCTAAACAAGTGGCAGTAGGTATTAAACAAGCTACCGGCGCTTCCCGGATTGGAATGGCCGTGATTGGATTTGAGGTGCCGCACGCGCATATTCATTTAATCCCGATTAACAACATGGATGATATGAATTTTGCTAATCCAAAGTTAAAATTAACTAAAGAGGAGTTTGAAGAATTAGCGCACCAAATCAGGGAGAATATCTGA
- a CDS encoding sugar phosphate isomerase/epimerase family protein, translated as MMQIKFFRAIWGMEEPTLQANLLKIKEAGFDGVEMMVPLDTKSQEELRELLKEFRLDLIASQWAASGRTYTEYLRSFEEHLYTNALLKPLFSNSQTGKDYYSPDQTAQLIQRAAEIAQETGVPVLHETHRGKFTFHTRSTEYFLHKFPDLRLAADFSHWCNVCESFLDDQPEIMDLAISRVDHIHARVGHTQSTQVSDPRAPEWQEALQHHLNWWDAIVNTHRQKGTQVFTICPEFGPYPYMPEKPYSREPLADLWEINLYMKDLLQKRYNQV; from the coding sequence ATGATGCAGATAAAATTCTTCCGGGCAATTTGGGGAATGGAGGAACCTACCCTTCAGGCCAATTTACTCAAGATAAAAGAGGCCGGTTTTGATGGGGTAGAAATGATGGTGCCCCTGGACACAAAAAGCCAGGAAGAATTACGCGAATTATTAAAAGAATTTAGATTAGATTTAATTGCTTCGCAATGGGCTGCCAGCGGCCGCACCTATACGGAATATTTGCGTTCTTTTGAAGAACATTTGTACACGAATGCTTTATTAAAGCCACTTTTTAGTAATTCACAAACTGGCAAAGATTATTATTCGCCCGACCAAACCGCCCAACTTATTCAACGTGCCGCCGAAATTGCGCAGGAAACTGGCGTGCCCGTACTGCACGAAACGCACCGCGGGAAATTTACTTTTCATACCCGCAGCACCGAATATTTCCTGCATAAATTCCCAGATTTAAGGTTAGCCGCCGATTTTTCGCATTGGTGCAATGTGTGCGAGTCTTTCCTGGACGACCAGCCCGAAATTATGGACCTGGCTATTTCGCGGGTAGATCATATTCACGCCCGGGTAGGACATACCCAATCGACGCAAGTTAGCGATCCGCGCGCTCCGGAGTGGCAGGAAGCTTTGCAACACCATTTAAATTGGTGGGATGCCATTGTGAACACGCACCGCCAAAAAGGTACCCAGGTATTTACTATTTGTCCGGAATTTGGTCCGTATCCCTACATGCCCGAAAAACCTTACAGCCGCGAACCATTGGCTGATTTGTGGGAAATTAACTTATACATGAAAGATTTGCTGCAAAAAAGGTACAATCAGGTATAA
- a CDS encoding NAD(P)-dependent oxidoreductase yields MPSPKISCLIIDQMHPSIIPMLEEIGITVSYQPELKAVEVKNALPGFDGLIVRSKLRITEELLNGDQQLRFIGRAGAGLDNIDEAALAKYNIELLNAPEGNSDAVGEHTLGMLLALLRNIVKADREVRHYEWYREANRGEEIMGKTIGIIGYGNMGRSFAKRLRGFDCQVLAYDHDSSVVPDQNATLCSLERLKEQADVLSFHIPFTPANRYLANEAFLNSFRKNIWLLNSSRGEILDLKALVSLLQTGKIKGAGLDVLENEKLNTLTAEQKTAFEYLVKAQNVILSPHIAGWTHESYYKINQVLTRKIKAFLENMS; encoded by the coding sequence ATGCCATCGCCTAAAATTTCCTGTTTAATTATCGACCAAATGCATCCCAGCATTATTCCCATGCTGGAAGAAATAGGGATAACTGTTTCGTATCAACCCGAACTAAAAGCAGTGGAAGTAAAAAATGCCTTGCCTGGTTTCGATGGATTAATTGTACGCAGTAAACTCCGAATTACCGAAGAATTACTAAACGGAGATCAGCAATTACGCTTTATTGGCCGGGCGGGTGCCGGATTAGATAATATTGATGAAGCCGCTCTGGCAAAATACAACATTGAACTTTTAAACGCACCCGAAGGAAATTCGGATGCCGTTGGCGAGCATACTTTGGGCATGTTGCTGGCTTTACTGCGTAATATTGTAAAAGCCGACCGGGAAGTACGCCATTATGAATGGTACCGCGAGGCGAACCGGGGAGAAGAGATAATGGGGAAAACCATTGGAATTATTGGCTATGGCAACATGGGGCGGTCATTTGCCAAAAGGCTGCGCGGTTTCGATTGCCAGGTACTTGCCTACGATCATGATTCTTCTGTGGTGCCGGACCAAAACGCTACCTTGTGTTCGCTGGAGAGATTAAAAGAACAAGCAGATGTCCTAAGTTTTCACATTCCGTTTACTCCGGCCAACCGTTATTTAGCCAACGAAGCGTTTTTAAATAGCTTCCGAAAAAATATTTGGTTATTAAATTCTTCCCGGGGCGAAATACTCGATTTAAAAGCACTAGTAAGTTTATTGCAGACCGGAAAAATAAAAGGAGCCGGGCTAGATGTGCTGGAAAATGAAAAATTAAATACGTTAACCGCTGAACAAAAAACAGCTTTCGAGTACCTGGTTAAAGCTCAGAATGTAATTTTATCGCCGCATATTGCCGGTTGGACCCACGAATCTTATTATAAAATCAATCAGGTGCTTACGCGTAAAATCAAGGCCTTTTTAGAAAATATGTCTTAA
- the mgtE gene encoding magnesium transporter gives MPREITKFFIEEIETAIELNDATSVLTNLEELYPADIATVLYELNAEKSKYVLDLLDPEVSSEILSGLDADTRNNFLKNFTSEEIARYVNLMESDDAVDVLNEQNVQVREEVISLLDNEEKAADIIDLLHYEEDSAGGLMAKELIKVNINWRVGQCIEEIRRQAENVEQVYGVYVVDDKNKLLGRLGLKALILANDSTPIRQLYDPDVISIETYKKDTEVVDIMQKYDLDSIPVVNAQGKLLGSITIDDVLDVMQEQAETTMQLITGVTENIEEDDSIFRLSRARLPWLLIAMLGGLVGARLIKVFEAEISLVPAMAMFTPLITATGGNVGIQSSSLIIQTLANNSIILDNLMQRLLKVILVALINAVIISGLVLSFNILFKEDLRLSFVVSTALFSVVLLSSVMGTVTPMVLDKFGINPAIAAGPFITTANDLLGLAVYFFVAHLLLL, from the coding sequence ATGCCGCGGGAAATAACAAAATTCTTTATTGAAGAAATAGAAACAGCCATTGAGCTGAACGATGCTACTTCTGTTTTAACTAACCTGGAAGAGCTATATCCCGCGGATATTGCTACGGTTTTATATGAGCTGAATGCCGAAAAGTCGAAGTACGTTTTAGATTTGCTGGACCCCGAAGTTAGTTCTGAAATATTAAGCGGCCTAGATGCCGATACCCGTAACAATTTTCTAAAAAACTTTACCAGCGAAGAAATTGCCCGTTACGTGAACCTGATGGAGTCGGATGATGCGGTAGACGTGTTGAACGAGCAAAATGTACAGGTACGGGAAGAAGTAATTTCGCTGCTCGACAACGAAGAAAAAGCCGCCGATATTATTGACCTGCTGCACTACGAAGAAGATAGTGCGGGTGGCTTAATGGCTAAAGAACTGATTAAAGTAAATATTAACTGGCGCGTAGGGCAATGTATTGAAGAAATAAGAAGGCAAGCCGAGAATGTAGAACAAGTTTATGGCGTGTACGTGGTAGACGATAAAAATAAGCTACTCGGTAGGCTGGGGCTTAAAGCTTTAATTTTGGCTAACGATAGTACGCCTATTCGGCAGCTATACGATCCGGACGTTATTTCTATTGAAACTTATAAAAAAGATACCGAAGTAGTGGATATCATGCAAAAGTATGATCTGGATTCCATTCCGGTGGTAAATGCGCAAGGTAAATTACTCGGAAGTATTACCATCGACGATGTGCTGGATGTAATGCAGGAACAAGCCGAAACTACCATGCAGCTAATTACTGGTGTTACCGAAAATATTGAGGAAGACGACAGCATTTTTCGGTTGTCGCGGGCGCGATTGCCTTGGTTATTAATTGCCATGCTCGGAGGTTTAGTAGGGGCGCGCCTGATTAAAGTATTTGAAGCAGAAATTTCTTTGGTACCCGCTATGGCCATGTTTACGCCGCTTATTACCGCTACCGGAGGTAACGTGGGCATTCAATCCTCTTCGCTCATTATTCAAACCCTGGCGAATAATTCCATTATCCTCGATAATTTAATGCAGCGCTTGTTAAAAGTAATTTTAGTAGCTTTAATTAACGCTGTAATAATTTCCGGCTTAGTATTAAGTTTTAATATACTGTTTAAAGAAGATTTACGCTTGTCCTTCGTAGTTTCAACCGCTTTGTTTAGTGTGGTGCTATTATCTTCGGTAATGGGTACGGTTACGCCCATGGTGCTGGATAAATTCGGCATTAACCCGGCCATTGCCGCCGGACCGTTTATTACTACTGCCAACGACTTACTGGGTCTGGCCGTTTACTTTTTTGTGGCGCATTTGTTATTACTTTAA
- the rsmA gene encoding 16S rRNA (adenine(1518)-N(6)/adenine(1519)-N(6))-dimethyltransferase RsmA codes for MKKVNPKKHLGQHFLTDENIAARIVEQLTLPSGVNEVLEIGPGMGVLTKYLVQHSDYQTTIIDIDRESISYLKAHFPQLTDRIVEADFLRLDLSKLFPSKFSIIGNFPYNISSQIFFKVLDSRQQVAEVICMLQKEVAERIAAGPGSKVYGILSVLLQAFYTIEYKFTVGREVFDPPPQVLSGVITLVRNQVEQLPCNEKKFFEVVKLSFGTRRKTLRNCLRPYQLPEEITKEPIFDKRAEQLSVAEFVYLTQLVEANAS; via the coding sequence GTGAAGAAGGTAAATCCTAAAAAACACCTCGGCCAGCATTTTTTAACCGACGAAAATATTGCGGCGCGCATTGTGGAGCAATTGACTTTACCCTCTGGCGTTAACGAAGTGCTAGAAATTGGACCCGGTATGGGCGTTTTAACAAAATATCTGGTGCAGCATTCCGATTACCAGACCACCATCATTGATATTGACCGGGAATCGATAAGTTACCTGAAGGCGCATTTCCCGCAATTAACCGACCGGATAGTGGAAGCTGATTTTTTGCGGTTGGATTTAAGTAAGTTGTTTCCGAGTAAATTTTCCATTATCGGTAATTTTCCTTATAATATTTCGAGTCAGATATTTTTTAAAGTGTTGGATTCCCGGCAACAAGTAGCCGAGGTAATTTGCATGTTGCAAAAAGAAGTGGCCGAACGAATTGCCGCCGGGCCGGGCTCTAAGGTTTACGGCATTTTAAGTGTTCTATTGCAAGCGTTTTATACCATTGAGTACAAGTTTACGGTGGGCCGGGAAGTGTTTGATCCTCCGCCGCAAGTGTTATCGGGTGTTATTACCTTGGTGCGTAACCAGGTGGAACAATTGCCCTGCAACGAGAAGAAATTCTTTGAAGTAGTAAAATTGAGCTTTGGTACCCGCCGCAAAACCTTACGCAATTGTTTACGCCCGTACCAATTACCAGAAGAAATTACGAAAGAACCCATATTCGACAAGCGGGCCGAGCAATTATCGGTAGCGGAGTTTGTTTACTTAACTCAACTGGTAGAAGCAAATGCCTCGTAA
- a CDS encoding HAD family hydrolase — protein MNLQQVDSIIFDLDGTLWDATDSYVASWNLALQQFGIEKTITRPDLESMMGWEEKAVFEKMFPHYSLDHRRQIAQLVSQNQDAYIPVHGGVLYENVREGLIDLSQKYRLLVVSNCPENTVRDFLSWSGLENYFIDYETHGRTRQSKAENIKAVVQRNNLQSPVYVGDTESDSKAAQLAHVPFVFVSYGFGKVENAAYSFNSFPELVKAFTTLPKAKLPN, from the coding sequence ATGAACCTACAACAGGTTGATAGTATCATATTTGACCTGGATGGTACCCTCTGGGACGCCACCGACAGTTACGTTGCTTCCTGGAATTTAGCGCTGCAACAATTTGGTATAGAAAAAACTATTACTCGTCCGGATTTAGAAAGTATGATGGGTTGGGAGGAAAAAGCGGTTTTTGAAAAAATGTTCCCACACTATTCCCTAGACCACAGGCGGCAAATAGCGCAATTGGTAAGCCAAAATCAGGATGCGTACATACCCGTTCATGGAGGCGTTTTATACGAAAACGTTCGTGAGGGTTTAATAGATTTAAGCCAAAAATACCGTTTGCTGGTAGTAAGTAATTGCCCCGAAAATACCGTCCGCGATTTCCTAAGCTGGTCTGGGTTAGAAAATTATTTTATTGATTACGAAACCCATGGCCGCACGCGCCAATCAAAAGCCGAAAACATTAAGGCGGTAGTGCAACGCAATAATTTGCAAAGCCCGGTGTACGTGGGCGATACTGAATCAGATAGCAAAGCCGCGCAATTAGCCCACGTGCCTTTTGTTTTTGTTTCTTATGGTTTTGGCAAAGTAGAAAATGCGGCTTATAGTTTTAATTCATTTCCGGAATTAGTAAAAGCTTTTACAACTTTACCTAAAGCGAAACTACCTAATTAA
- a CDS encoding sugar phosphate isomerase/epimerase family protein, producing the protein MTLYSRRDVLRTSAYLSGLGLLHALDLFAISKTKQFKIGACDWSINQMGKPEAFAVAKQIGLDGVQVSLGTAANNMQLRQPEKQQQYRQAARQAGLAIGGLAIGELNNVPYKSAPETEQWVSDAMTVARNLGVKVILLAFFEKGDLLKDSSGQQEVIRRLRKVVPQAEKAGVILGIESWLSARESKDLVDAVNSKNVRVYYDVANSTQMGYNIYDEIRWLGKEYICEIHAKENGSLLGQGKIDFKAVRRALDAIGYTGWIQIEGAVPPKQAMLESYQANNKFIRSIFS; encoded by the coding sequence ATGACTTTGTATTCCCGTCGTGATGTGTTACGTACCAGTGCCTATCTGAGCGGTTTAGGTTTGTTGCACGCGCTGGATTTGTTTGCTATTTCTAAAACAAAACAGTTTAAAATTGGAGCTTGCGATTGGTCCATCAACCAAATGGGAAAACCGGAAGCTTTTGCCGTAGCCAAACAAATTGGCTTGGATGGCGTGCAGGTAAGCTTAGGTACAGCCGCAAATAACATGCAACTTCGCCAGCCGGAAAAACAACAACAATACAGACAAGCAGCCCGGCAAGCCGGTTTGGCTATAGGGGGCCTGGCCATTGGGGAGTTAAATAATGTGCCCTACAAATCAGCACCCGAAACGGAACAGTGGGTAAGTGATGCCATGACAGTAGCCCGTAATTTAGGAGTTAAAGTTATTTTACTCGCCTTCTTTGAAAAAGGCGATTTATTAAAGGATTCTTCTGGCCAGCAGGAAGTTATCCGGCGTTTGCGAAAAGTGGTACCGCAAGCAGAAAAAGCGGGCGTTATTCTGGGAATAGAATCGTGGTTAAGTGCCCGGGAAAGTAAAGATTTAGTAGATGCGGTAAATTCTAAAAATGTACGGGTGTACTACGATGTGGCCAACTCTACCCAAATGGGGTACAATATTTACGACGAAATCCGGTGGTTAGGGAAGGAGTACATTTGCGAAATCCACGCGAAAGAAAACGGTAGTTTATTAGGTCAGGGAAAAATAGATTTTAAAGCTGTGCGACGAGCATTAGATGCTATTGGCTATACCGGTTGGATTCAGATTGAAGGAGCCGTGCCGCCTAAACAAGCCATGCTGGAAAGCTACCAGGCTAATAATAAATTTATCCGAAGTATATTTTCCTGA
- the greA gene encoding transcription elongation factor GreA, whose protein sequence is MGSISYYTAEGLQKLKDELAELKTKGRAEVARQLAEARDKGDLSENAEYDAAKDAQGHLELKISKLEEVVGNARLIDDSNLDVSKALILSKVKIKNLNNNMVMDYVLVSEEEANLAQGKISVKSPIGKGLLGKSVGEVAEITIPAGKIRFEVLEISR, encoded by the coding sequence ATGGGATCTATATCGTATTATACCGCCGAAGGCTTGCAAAAGTTAAAAGATGAACTAGCCGAGCTAAAAACCAAAGGACGGGCGGAAGTGGCGCGCCAGTTGGCCGAAGCCCGCGATAAAGGGGATTTAAGTGAAAATGCCGAGTACGACGCTGCCAAAGACGCTCAAGGTCACCTGGAATTAAAAATTTCTAAACTGGAAGAAGTAGTAGGAAATGCCCGCCTGATTGATGATTCGAATCTGGATGTAAGTAAAGCCCTGATTCTTTCGAAGGTGAAAATTAAGAATCTGAACAATAACATGGTGATGGATTACGTGCTGGTTTCAGAAGAAGAAGCTAACTTGGCCCAGGGTAAAATTTCTGTAAAATCGCCGATTGGCAAAGGATTGCTGGGAAAATCAGTGGGTGAAGTTGCCGAAATTACTATTCCGGCAGGTAAAATCCGGTTCGAAGTTCTAGAAATATCCCGTTAG
- a CDS encoding PVC-type heme-binding CxxCH protein, whose translation MRFTKVVALACLLISTSGHKPRIVSAPANFAGQQTLFLPDDLEATLWAESPQFYNPTNIDIDAKGRVWVAEAVNYRDFNNSPEKVLHHPQGDRIIILEDSDQDGKSDKSKIFVQDKDLVSPLGVAVLGNKVIVSCSPSIIIYTDENNDDKPDKKEVFLKGFGGLDHDHGLHSVQAGPDGKWYFNTGNAGPHLVQDKAGWNLRSGSLYTGGTPYSKSNTPALVSDDGNIYVGGLALRIGPDGRGLEVVGHNFRNAYELAVDSYGNMWQNDNDDQVVACRTSWLMEGGNAGYFSADGSRYWQPDRRPGQSVFTAHWHQDDPGVQPAGDNTGAGSPTGVTINESDALGEKYRSLLLSADAGRNVIFGYHPQAQGAGFGLKRTNFITSLKDATENYVWHETEQDESKWFRPSDVAIGADGAIYVADWYDPIVGGHQMHDARGYGRIYRITPKGKNLKTPQFNLNATEGQIAALLSPAVNVRYSGYQALESQGDKAIEPIKKVLTSTNPYHQARAIWLLAAMGSQGQQEVEKLLQDPNPDIRVTAFRALRSVKPEVLTYASRLAKDPSAAVRREVAIALKKVPFTQSKEILVELAKKYDGTDRMYLEALGAGMTKKEEQLYRVLLAQLGNSNSLEWTDSFADLIWRLHPVAAIAAVQKRASSTKLTPAARKQAIETLAFTKDSKAAATMVTLSKSTLPDVAQQANWWLQFRQENDWSKYALAGWTGISGKRGTTLNQKMVALQALVQNKEKPQPERLQAALTMAADQVGGQMLISLAAQNKLESSFSQEISKVIFTNPDQTVRTLAGDYFKKPGTYRNVSVAQVSKLQPQVAAGKAVFQNKCATCHRIGEMGTDIGPELTFIGQKFDKFGLLGAIINPSAAMAFGYESWLITSKDGTATYGFLQADGETVILKDTAGKRHQIKAQDIASRKQFTTSIMPDPATLKLSEQDLANLSEYLLTLNTKTE comes from the coding sequence ATGAGATTTACTAAAGTTGTGGCGCTTGCCTGCCTCTTAATTTCAACTTCCGGGCACAAACCCCGGATTGTATCGGCTCCTGCCAACTTTGCCGGGCAGCAAACCTTATTCTTGCCCGACGATTTAGAAGCTACGCTGTGGGCCGAATCGCCGCAATTTTATAATCCCACTAATATCGATATAGATGCTAAAGGCCGCGTGTGGGTAGCCGAAGCCGTAAATTACCGCGATTTTAATAATTCGCCCGAAAAAGTGTTGCATCATCCGCAAGGCGATCGAATCATTATTCTGGAAGACAGTGATCAGGACGGTAAAAGCGATAAATCTAAAATTTTTGTGCAAGACAAAGATTTAGTTTCTCCTTTGGGAGTAGCAGTTTTAGGTAATAAAGTAATTGTATCCTGTTCGCCGTCAATTATTATTTACACCGACGAAAACAACGACGATAAACCCGACAAAAAAGAAGTTTTTCTGAAAGGATTTGGTGGTTTGGATCACGATCACGGACTGCATTCGGTGCAGGCTGGCCCGGATGGAAAATGGTATTTTAACACGGGTAATGCCGGGCCTCATCTGGTGCAAGATAAAGCCGGCTGGAATTTACGTTCCGGTTCTTTGTACACGGGTGGTACGCCTTATTCTAAATCCAACACTCCCGCCTTGGTGAGCGACGACGGAAATATTTATGTAGGAGGATTAGCTTTGCGCATTGGTCCGGATGGACGGGGCTTGGAAGTAGTAGGGCATAATTTCCGGAATGCTTACGAACTGGCCGTGGATTCGTACGGGAATATGTGGCAAAATGATAACGATGATCAGGTTGTTGCCTGTCGTACTTCGTGGCTGATGGAAGGTGGTAATGCCGGTTATTTTAGCGCCGATGGTTCCCGGTACTGGCAACCCGACCGGAGACCCGGACAAAGTGTATTTACTGCGCATTGGCACCAGGACGATCCGGGGGTACAACCGGCAGGCGATAATACCGGGGCCGGTTCCCCAACGGGGGTTACAATTAATGAAAGCGATGCTTTAGGAGAAAAATACCGGAGCTTGTTGCTCAGTGCCGATGCTGGCCGCAACGTTATATTTGGGTATCACCCGCAAGCGCAGGGTGCCGGATTTGGTTTAAAGCGGACTAATTTCATAACTTCTTTAAAAGATGCTACCGAAAATTATGTTTGGCACGAAACCGAGCAGGATGAAAGCAAATGGTTTCGGCCGAGTGATGTGGCCATTGGGGCAGATGGGGCTATTTACGTAGCCGATTGGTACGACCCGATTGTAGGCGGCCACCAAATGCATGATGCCCGCGGTTACGGACGTATTTACCGCATAACACCCAAAGGTAAAAACCTCAAAACGCCGCAGTTCAATTTAAATGCTACGGAAGGGCAAATAGCTGCCTTACTAAGTCCCGCGGTGAACGTGCGGTATTCTGGTTACCAAGCCTTAGAATCGCAAGGCGATAAAGCCATAGAACCAATAAAAAAAGTATTAACTTCTACTAATCCGTATCATCAGGCCCGGGCAATCTGGTTATTAGCTGCCATGGGCTCACAAGGTCAGCAAGAAGTAGAAAAGCTGTTGCAAGATCCAAATCCGGATATTCGGGTCACGGCTTTCCGGGCATTACGTTCCGTAAAACCAGAAGTGCTGACCTACGCTTCTAGACTGGCGAAAGATCCATCTGCGGCTGTGCGGCGCGAAGTAGCGATTGCGCTAAAGAAAGTGCCTTTTACACAATCCAAAGAAATTTTAGTTGAATTAGCTAAAAAATACGATGGCACAGATCGGATGTACCTGGAAGCCCTGGGAGCAGGCATGACTAAAAAAGAAGAGCAATTGTACCGGGTGTTGTTAGCGCAATTAGGAAATTCTAACTCTCTGGAATGGACGGATAGCTTTGCTGATTTAATTTGGCGCTTGCACCCGGTAGCAGCAATTGCAGCGGTACAAAAACGGGCTTCCTCTACTAAGTTAACACCCGCTGCCCGCAAACAAGCTATTGAAACGCTGGCTTTTACCAAGGACTCCAAAGCCGCCGCTACCATGGTAACCTTAAGCAAAAGTACTTTACCAGATGTAGCCCAGCAGGCCAATTGGTGGTTGCAATTCCGTCAGGAAAACGACTGGTCGAAGTATGCTTTAGCTGGTTGGACTGGAATATCGGGTAAAAGGGGTACAACTTTAAATCAGAAAATGGTAGCCTTGCAGGCATTGGTACAAAACAAAGAAAAACCCCAGCCAGAGCGTTTGCAAGCGGCATTAACCATGGCCGCCGATCAGGTTGGAGGGCAGATGCTGATTAGCCTGGCAGCGCAAAACAAACTGGAATCCAGCTTTTCTCAGGAAATAAGTAAAGTTATTTTTACCAATCCCGATCAAACGGTGCGTACACTGGCGGGCGATTATTTTAAAAAGCCGGGTACTTACCGCAATGTATCGGTGGCTCAGGTTAGTAAACTCCAACCCCAGGTAGCGGCTGGCAAAGCTGTTTTTCAAAATAAATGTGCCACTTGCCACCGGATAGGAGAGATGGGCACCGATATTGGGCCGGAACTTACGTTTATCGGGCAAAAATTTGATAAATTCGGTTTACTCGGTGCCATTATTAACCCCAGTGCGGCCATGGCTTTTGGGTACGAGTCGTGGCTGATTACCTCCAAAGACGGTACTGCTACTTACGGCTTTTTACAGGCCGATGGCGAAACAGTAATTCTGAAAGATACCGCGGGTAAACGACACCAAATTAAAGCCCAGGACATTGCATCGCGTAAACAATTTACCACCAGCATTATGCCCGACCCGGCTACCCTAAAGCTTTCGGAACAGGATTTGGCCAACCTCTCGGAATATTTACTTACCCTGAATACTAAAACCGAGTAA